In the Vanessa atalanta chromosome 13, ilVanAtal1.2, whole genome shotgun sequence genome, ACTGGAACGAATTGTCCTAAGCCTCTCATAATTCAAGATAGATATAGATTATTCAATCTTATCGTTAAGCGTTATTTGGTGTCGTGTAATTTTTTGCATATAGACGCGTTTTTAatagttcaaaaatattattcttatgacaaagatataaataagtCTGATGTCCTTCTGACCGACTTCAGCTACGCAGGCTCTGCTAAGCAGAGACTAGCGAACTACGGACTACGAACTACTACCTGATATAGTAGACAGatgcactctcataatccgatggaacggtAAATTCAACGTGATATTAAAGAGAACTCTTTAATTCTAAGCGTAGGATCCAACGGCTGTTCATGCTTTCCGAGGCAGACTTCGGGATATTATACTGAGAAATTTCACAAAAGAgaaatccaattttaaattgCCCGACCAAGGCATAATCCGAAACCTTGAAAcatatggtttaaaaaaaaaacaacgaggCAAGCggaaattatattaacttgacGGTAGTGTTTAGTGTAAGCCCATATGGGCTTATTTCTACCgagaaacagcaatacttagtatttttgtgttccagtttaaaacAAAGTGAGCCAGTAcaaatacaggcacaagataaATAACATCTTATCTCCTAATGTTGATGGAACATTGTCagtttaaggaatggttaatatttcttactgcgccaatgtctatgggcggtggagaccATTCCTCAACCGGTCCGTTTGTCCATACTATatgaaaaaaagttatattataaaaaaacaacagtttatataatatatatgtaaatgtaactgTAAAGATCTTTGCACTTTACGAGAAACATTCTCcataaatattccataataataatattatcattacccTAAATCCGGTTTTACGTACGATATTTATCGAGGAATGTATGACacgtatcaataaataaagcgagttaaattgcatttaaactaataatattatgaacacttacatttattagtaaaaatgtatttgaatgaCGCATGCACTACGCAGGTCACGCCAATTGTTGGATATCATTTTGGCATCCTAATTACTAATCGACTAAGAACATGTAGCCAATACCAATTTTCTCTGAATAAATAATCTatgtcgagccgagatggcacagtttgaaacgtgcatcttaactgatgatttcgggttcaaacccaggctagcaccactaaattttcatgtgcttaatttgtgtgtttgaaaacatcgtgaggaaaccgatACCTAtaccctataccataaaaaaaaaaacctgcatgtgtttaatttcaacgaaattctgccacaggtGTGTTCGACCAATCcgtattgaagcagcgtggtggaatatactccaaaatCTTCTTCTcacagggagaggaggccttagcccagcattgggtaatttacaggctgttaatgtaaataatcttttgaaATAGAATTTATAGATAGATTTCATCTTGATGAAGACAATAATGCAACGGATTGACAGTAGTTTATTGTTGGCTACGTCTCATGTCAGGGTAAATTTTAAAGACCGAAGTCATTGCAGAAAACACTGTAGCGAATAGGCGACGCAAATGTTCGTCACCAATGACGTCTTCGTTCCGTTTGAAGTTGTAAGGTTTGGTCGTGAAGTAATAGTGAAAACATGCTCCTATTTGAAACTTTAACTCGTCTCCATTAAATCCACCGGCGACGGGTTCCATTTTAGCTCAGATAACCAGATTTTCGATTCAACAGGGAAATGCTGTTAGAATTCTTGCCATGTGGGTacagtagatttttttaaccaccaattgtatatttttatttaggtcCTCAATCTAAATAAGTCTTATGTAAActgatatagatatattatttatattaatatactggCTTTACTCGCGCTAAATGtgtaaaactttacctatagtacAAACTGTAACACCCAAATTTACCCCCTCCAGggttgaattaaaataagtaatctaTATTCTTACCCACGGCTCAAATTATCTCCGTAACAAATTGCATCTAAATCGTTCAGCGATTTAAgggtgaagaggtaacagacaaagtcatttgaacatttataatattattataggtttttgtaatttgtgctgtctataaaagtatttatagatTAGAGAAAGAGTCTTAGCATTAATAATCGTACGCGTCATTTCATCGGATATGACCGCGGTCATTCATCGTAACGGGAGGTGAAACAAATTTGCTCATAAAAATGACAATAGCTTGGATCTTGCTCAATCTGGTTGCCGAAAtggtttaatttcattgttttgtaaacatatttagAATACTAATTTAGCAAATTTATAATCTAGTGTTGTTATAACATTGCCCGtacaatcaattatattataagttcaaACTAGATACGTTTTTAATATGAGTTTCAGTGTCGGAAAATGTCAAACAAGGAAAGTGTTCATCCAGAACGCTCGAGAACTAAATAATTTagacaaataaatacttaatgtgTCATACAAAATCTCAAtagatgaataataattaagtgtgcatatttcaaatcaatttttatttcgaaataaatgtGTTTAGAGCTCCATGATAGACGATCTTTCTCGAATCTTTAAGCAAAATGTATCATATTTATCTATCTCTTTTCATCTCTTTCTTGAaatttttgtttctaattttTTGCTATAATATCGATTTCCAAAAATTTTCCAATTTTACTGTGATATGCCATTATGTTTAACAATGCGggtaacatttatttactttagaatCATTTAAAACCCactgtttattttgtaatgtgtgTAATGTTCAAATAGCCAGAAAATGtgatttcatttaaacattgtttaactttttaaagcAAGTTAATCGACATTAAAAATTCTGAACGTGTTTCTTTTAATCTATCTATGAAAATAAAGGTTAGAAATAAAAAgacatttgttaatattttatgacaacgATATCGCTTTATTGGATGTCAAAAAAGGCGAGCGATGGATGCGCGTGCGGCTCCGTAAAAAAGTTGGAAATCGTGTCTCTTAGGTGCGGGTGCACGCCCACCCATCCTCCGCCTCGCGCAATACATACTTCacggttataaataattataaataaatatcaacaagaTACAAAATAACCTTtcgtaaaaacattaatattactagAGTTTAATTTTTGGGCGTAACATTTTTGGTACAGCTCTTTTTGGTTCACGCTGTCTTATATTTgctattgtataaaaatgttggTATAACGAAACATCTGTACAGTCCGTTTGTTAATTTCTGTAGTGGAACGTTTAGAAATCGTTTTCGGGCGCCAGGTCGAACCTTGGTGGGAAGGTGCCGAAACCGTCAAAGGCGGGGCGCGTACGTTGGGGCTGAAAGGAAATCACGAATGATTAAATTGTTCACAGTTCCTAAGTTTATGGTAACGTGCAGGATACATGCGGCTTCGCAGCTTCGTTTTTTCTTATGTCCTATTGAATAACGATTCCTTTTTATATCGAATCATATTCATGCTTTATATTTGTACCACAATTTAAGGATAAACACAGAGGGTTCTAAGATCTACAAATCGACAGTGTTCATTGTGCCGATGTTGTGTTTTTGATCGGGGGCAACACAACTTACATGTGATCCAGTGGTGATCTATGGACGCCCTTTAACGGACgcctgaataaataaaatatgacgcTTTAGTTGATCCTCGTCTTACAATCAAACCAAAATCACAGAGATTGTTTCTGACTAATTCTTAATCTTTCGAAAAACAATggattataattgattattttttaaattgatatatcgTTGGAGATTATCTATTTAGAATTACATTTATGACATCTGATTTGCAAAGTAATTCTAGGAATGTTCAGAAATACAACTTACCGCCGGACTGACTCCTCTCGCAGCTGATCCCGCGCGTCCCTTGCCACGGAATTTGCTGATAGCTTGCTCGGCAAGGTCTGCCCTTTCTTCAGCTTCCTCCAATTCCTGCTGTGCCTTACGGAACTTAGCCAAGTTAAGGGCGGCGATCTCTTCGGCTTCTTCGATCTGCCTCTTGTAGGTCTTGATCTTCTGCTGCAGTTTGTCAACCAGGTCCTGCATACGTTCGTGGTTCTTGCGGTCTTCTTCAGCCTGGAAGGTTAATTCCTTGATGCGTCTCTCAGCCTTGCGCAGGTTCTTCTGTGCATCAGCGTGCCTCCTCTGTTCACCGTCGAGCTCGTTTTCAAGCTCCCTGACTCTTTGTTCAAGTTTCTGGATGGCCTTCTTGCCTCCCTTGAGCGCGTTAGCTTCAGCTTCGTCAAGCCTGACTTGCAATTCCTTGATCTGCTGTTCAAGTGCCTTGCGAAGTTTCTCCTGTGTCTGGGCGTGTTCTTGCTCAGCACGGAGTTCGTCGGCAAGCCTGGCAGCATCAACCATGGCCTTCTTTGCCTTCTCTTCGGAGTTCTTAGCCTCGTTAAGGAGTTCATCAAGGTCAGAGTGCAGGGTCTGGAGCTCGGACTCGAGTTTCCTCTTAGCAGCAGAGAGGGAAGCGCTTTGAGCAGAAAGTTCGTTGAGCTGTTCGTGGGCATCACCAAGTTCTTGTTCAGCTTGGCGGCGGGCACGGTCAGCTTGTTCAAGAAGCGTACGCGATTCTTCGAGCTCATTTTGGAGGGCATTTGCACGACGCTCTGAGATTCCAAGCTGTTCACGGGCATCATCACGAGCACGCTGTTCTTCTTCCAAGGCAGTTTGGAGGTCCTTGATCTGAGCCTGGTAACGTTTAATGTTCTTCTGGGCTTCAGCGTTAGCTTTGTTGGCGTGGTCGAGGGCGATCTCGAGCTCGTTGATGTCAGCCTCCAACTTCTTCTTCATGCGCAGGGCCTCAGCCTTGCCCTTAGCCTCTGCTTCAAGGGAAGCTTGCATAGAGTCCAAGGCACGTTGGTGGTTCTTGCGGGTGTTTTCGAATTCTTCTTCCTTCTCCTGGATCCTCCTGTCGATCTCCTGTCTGACTTGAGACAGCTCGAGTTGAGCACGCAGAACCTTGTTCTCTTCCTGCTCAAGAGCTGCTTCGGCTTCCTCGAGAGCAGCTTGGAGTTCGTCCTTTTCGGCTTCAAGACGCTTCCTGGCCTTCTCGATTTCATGGATGTTGCGGCCACCTTCGCCAATCTGGTCAAGGAGATCCTTGACTTCATCAGCGAGGTTCTTGTTTTCACGACGTACGGCCTCGAGTTGTTCCTGACCTTCCTCGTAGGCACCCTTAAGGCGGAATAATTCGGTAGAGTAGTTACGGCATTCCTTTTGGCTGGCGTCAAGTTCAGCAGCAAGGTCATCGACCTTGAGTTTCCATTCACCAATGATCTTATCGAACGCCTTCTGTTTTTTCTCAGCAGCGTTAGCGATGGCAGTAGCACGGTCAACCTCGAGTTGCAAGTCCTCGACTTCGGTGGAAAGGCGCTGCTTGGTCTTCTCGAGAGCAACAACCTTCTGGTTGAGAGACTCGATAGTTTCTTCGGCTTCGGCGAGACGGGCTTGAAGTTTGCGCTTGGCTTCTTCGAGTTCCTCGGAGCGGGCAACACCTTCGGACTCGTACTTGGAGCGCCAGAGTTGAGCTTCAGCGTTAGCCTTGGACAGTTGACGCTGTAAGTCAGCCTTGCCTTCGGCTTCCTCTTCCACTTGCTCGCGGATGTTGTCCAAATCGTGTTCGAGGTTGCGGAACTTGCCAAGCAAAGTAGCGCGTTCCTGTTGAAAAAAAGAAAGTATAAAGTCTATGCAAATCGAAATTTttagcaaataatatttattatgaagaaTAAATACTGACCCTGGCCTCTTCGTCAGCGAGCCTCTTGGTGTCCTCCAACTGTGTGGTGAGCGACACCTTAATCTTGGAGAGCTGCGACACCTGGGACTCAGCCTCCTCCAACTGGCGGAGCAGGTCGGAGTTCTCAATCGACAACTTCTTCTTAGCGGCATCCAGGTCATTAAGGGTGCGGTTGGATTCATCAGCCTTGCCTTGAACCTCGTTGAGCTGGTGTTGAAGTTGCTTGACGATCTTTTCTTGAGCAGCCTAAGAAaggtttcaattaaaaaaaatgtaaaatacagTCACTGCCTTTTTATTAAGGTATGTGTTTTAAAACTGTAGTATTAGTTCGAAAAAACACACGTTTCCATAATATTAGAATTCTAAAaatgatgtatatatatgtcattagattattataaaaaaacaattaccaaGTTTTAAAATGGCTAACTCCATctgcttaataaataacataaaattgttcTTTATTTCGCGTAAGGTTACTTTCATGCATTTTCATTTTCCtgtattgttaaataaacattagtagaatcacactttttttttttaaagcagtcCTAAAGCATTATTATTCAAACGGGATTTTAATTGTTAGTCGTTATCATTTTGAATCTATTTGTACAGGTGAGTCATGTGTTGTTTTTGCTAAATCTATTTTTGCTCCTTTTTTACAAAGCGGCGAAGCGTCCTGTAATTGCTGATGCCAACACGTTTATCTTTCATCGTTGTGTACCTTTTCGTTGGACAAGTGGTCGAGACCGGCGCGAAGGTCATTGACTTCGCTAAAGTATTGAGAGCGCTCTTTCTCAGCCCTGggtagataaaatataacataatgcaCATTAGTGTTATCCCGTTAGAAACCTTATCGCTGACAGGATAACTGCCCCGACGAATCGGTGTTTTAACTGATTACATATATTTGGTCGAAAATCATAATGTTTATCTGTGAATACAATGATGTCTGTTGTGTACAGTTGATTGTCTACCGGGAGAGGATCATGCATTTTCACCCCAGGCGGTACACATGCCTTTACGGATGACATGTTACCTTTTCCCTTGCAACTTGGTCAATGGCTGCACGTGTGTTGTTAAGCTCGTTGTAGCAAGATGCACGATCATGTTCAGCCCTGAGTTTGTAGCAAtgcgataaatatatattggaaaaaaaaattggtgcTTTTGCTTACAAACGCCgaatttatagataatatttccTTAGTCCACTGGCAGAgccattttattacaatttttatccctttaatattttttaagtttcactttaaataaagtttttatatcatatttttggtcataaaatatttaaaaatagtaaatgtgTACTTACTTAGCCTTAAGCTTGTTGAGCTGGTCGAGCTGCTCACCCATTTCCGCAACGGCATCGTTGTGCTTCTTGCGGAGGTTGGCGAGGGTGGACTCGTGCTGAATGTTAGCTTCCTCCAAGTCACGACGGAGCTTGCTGAGCTCAGCCTCACGCTTCTTGTTGAGCTCAATTTGGGCAGAGGTGGCACCACCGGCTTCCTCGAGACGTTCACCCAACTCTTCGAGTTCACGAGCGAGATCAGCGCGCTGCTTCTCAGCCTTAGCACGGGCCTGGCGTTCGGATTCGACTTCCTCTTCCAGTTCCTCGATGCGGGCTTGCAGTTCCTTGATCTGTTTCTGGACCTTGCTAACCAAAGATTGTTCGTCTTCGAGCTTGGCAGTGAGAGATGAGATTTCCTTGTCCTTGCGCTGAATAGTTTGTTCGAGTTCCTTTTTGTTGCGTTCGAGGTCAGAGACGGCTTCCTGGGTAAGTTTAAGGTCGCCTTCAACCTTCCTCCTCTGCTTCTCAACATCACCACGCAGTTTCTTTTCACGCTCCAATGAGTCTTCGAGCTCATCAAGGGTCTGCTCGAGCTTCTGCTTGACCTTGTTGAGGTGGTTAACCTTGTCTTCAGCGGCTTGCAGCTCCTCAGAGGTCTTCTGGTTAGATTCTCCTTGAAGTTTCTTTTCCTTGTTGAGTTTGTTAATGAGCTCGTCCTGGTGGGCGATTTCATCGTTTAAGTTGCGGATTTGGTGGTCTTTGGTAGCCTTGTCTTGTTCAGACTTCTGGATGTTAAGTTCGAGGTCTTCCACATCTTTCTTCAGGCCAGAGATTTCCTGTTCCAACTTCTTCTTGGCTTGGAATAGCTGGTTGCGGGCATCCTCCTCCTGGGTGAGACGGTCTTGTGTGTCCTagaataaatttgaaacaatgagccataataataaaatggttaatgttaatttaactaCATCGTCTGTATCATGCCTGTTTTCTGTCTATCAGTAAGTCAGtaatcgtattatttattattatggtttGCAATAAAATCGTGCAGTTTGCGGgcgttcaatttatttttaaacatcttaAAGTATCTGGTATAAACAAACTTCTGTTTATTTAAAGTACTGCGATAAACACATTAAATTACAAGATATGAGTAATTTTGCCATTTACCTCACCAAAGAtttcatgattttaaaaatatcttcagaTTATAATGATACGTTAAGtgaatttctaaattaaatgatttattgaatTGTTTCTTTCTATACACTTTAAGagttaataatatttgcaaatataacAAACGttagtagaatatatattatttaaaatgaataatttgaaatttaccCTAAGTTGACCCTCGAGATCAGCCTTCTGTGCTTGGAGTTTGTTGGCACGCTCCTGGGTTTCAGAGAGAGAACCCTTCTCTCCCTCGAGAGAAGCAAGTAGGGCCTGCTTCTCCTCAAGCAGTTTAGAGTTGAGGGCCTCGACCTCCTTGCGGAGTTTCTCTTCCTTCTCAAAAGCCTCCTGGGCCTTTTGAGCCTTCTCCTCCAGTTTCTGTAAAATCACCTCACTGTTATCTACACCATCCCATGTTGACATAAATTTAGTCGCCATCGTAGATTTATATTACACCATCAAATTAAACTAGGAATGCTATATTTCGGTTCGTTCGAAAGTTAAGGAAGGGTGCGCGCGCCGCCGACCACTCCGCAACTAAGTCGCACTGGAGTTTTCCAGCGGGCGTGTTATCGCCCCCGCACGCATTACATTGTGTAAGGAAAAAGCGCGTAGCTGCTGGAGTGGGGATAAATCCAGAAATGGACGCGGCAGGTGCGTTGGTGTCACGTAACCGCCAGGTGGGCGCGGTCGGATCTATTTATATTCGCTTGAATCATGCGTTATGAGTGCTGGAATATTTAATAGGTCATAGTGTTCAATCATCGCGGAACAGGTGAAAACGTACCGCGATCTCATCCTCGACGCGGGTGACGTTGAGGAGGGGCTTGACCCTCTGCCACAGTTTCCACCATGGCCAGGTGCGGAGCTGCAAGTACTTGCGCAAGTTGCGTTGGACAACTTGGAGAGCCAATCTATAAAAGGACAAACAAAATTGTATCGGGCACGTTTTATACTATTCTTAGACttctaattttaacttaatttctattttatacctCTGTTCCTGCAACTTCTTGAAGTCCTTACGGGAAAGGTAACCACGGATGTAGGCCTGGAGCCAAGATACGATCTTAGACAGTCTGTCGTCACGCAACTCTTCCATCTGACCCAGAACACCAGCGCGGAAGAATACCTATATATCCCAAAAAAAGTATTAAGACGAGTCCACTGCGTTAGttggttaaattaataaaagattgcATAAGAAATATcctaattttattagaaatagtaaaataattatattaacagcaTTACAGAATGTTAGTTAATTGTATGAAACTAAGTTAGTACGACACTTGTAAAacaagtatcaaaataatttcttctaAAAATTAgtgttaaacttttaaaataaacaaacattaaaacgaGGGCAAGCAAAAAAAATTGATAGATGACTACAGCCATGCACATAGCTCTACCTTAGTCTTTCCGAGCCTGAAGGATTCAGAATCCAAGCCGGTATGTTCAAGAATTTTTTCTGTGGCTTTCTCTGCTGTTATTGGCTCTTTGAGCAGGTTCGGGCACAGAATTTTGTATCTGCGTTCGAGAAGCAcacaaaaaagataataatactaTTCTACGGATATGGCAAGGGAAAACAAACACGAGCCTATGTATCTTGGGCTCTAAAGGAAAAGCAGCCCTTACACTGCAAGGGTTGAAGGATACAATAAAACCAGTTCCTAAAGGTTCTACTATGTTGTGAAGCGTTTAAAAGTCATGCGATCCGCCAGGTATTTCTGGATCGCATGACTAACTGCAATCTACTGTTACAATGAACATGCCTTGGTATGACCCAGACGGTAGGACTCGACATCCAAGCCCGTAGCTTCTAAGATGACTTGGGCGATTTTCTTAGGGTCAGTTTCTTTTTCCGCAGCTTGAGGGGCCAGGATCTTGTAGctacattttcaaatatatggCAAACAATGAGGGATTGTCAAACAAAACAGTCATCATGAATGCTCCATCGCATATGACAAACTTTACTAACTACCTtacatatctaaaaaaaattaccatgaTTTCGTAGTGTCATGTGATTCGTGCTAAACAATGTCGATTATAATATGAAAGGTGGAAAAACAAATACTGGGACTTGTACT is a window encoding:
- the LOC125068490 gene encoding myosin heavy chain, muscle isoform X3; protein product: MPKPQVQEGEDPDPTPYLFVSLEQKRIDQSKPYDGKKACWVPDEKEGFVQGEIKATKGDLVTVNLPGGETKDFKKDLVAQVNPPKYEKCEDMSNLTYLNDASVLYNLKQRYYHKLIYTYSGLFCVAINPYKRFPVYTFRCAKLYRGKRRSEVPPHIFAISDGAYVNMLTNHENQSMLITGESGAGKTENTKKVIAYFATVGAAQKKDPTQDKKGSLEDQVVQTNPVLEAFGNAKTVRNDNSSRFGKFIRIHFGPSGKLAGADIETYLLEKARVISQQALERSYHIFYQMMSGSVSGLKEMCMLSNDIYDYYNVSQGKITIPNVDDGEECLLTDQAFDILGFTQEEKDNVYKITAAVMHMGCMKFKQRGREEQAEADGTEDGEKVAKLLGVDCQDLYKNLLKPRIKVGNEFVTQGRNKDQVTNSVGALCKGMFDRLFKWLVKKCNETLDTKQKRQHFIGVLDIAGFEIFDYNGFEQLCINFTNEKLQQFFNHHMFVLEQEEYKREGINWTFIDFGMDLLACIDLIEKPMGILSILEEESMFPKATDQTFVEKLNNNHLGKSAPYLKPKPPKPGCQAAHFAIGHYAGNVGYNITGWLEKNKDPLNDTVVDQFKKGANKLLVEIFADHPGQSGDAGAGGGGGKGAGGKRAKGSAFQTVSSLYREQLNNLMTTLRSTQPHFVRCIIPNELKQAGLIDSHLVMHQLTCNGVLEGIRICRKGFPNRMVYPDFKLRYKILAPQAAEKETDPKKIAQVILEATGLDVESYRLGHTKVFFRAGVLGQMEELRDDRLSKIVSWLQAYIRGYLSRKDFKKLQEQRLALQVVQRNLRKYLQLRTWPWWKLWQRVKPLLNVTRVEDEIAKLEEKAQKAQEAFEKEEKLRKEVEALNSKLLEEKQALLASLEGEKGSLSETQERANKLQAQKADLEGQLRDTQDRLTQEEDARNQLFQAKKKLEQEISGLKKDVEDLELNIQKSEQDKATKDHQIRNLNDEIAHQDELINKLNKEKKLQGESNQKTSEELQAAEDKVNHLNKVKQKLEQTLDELEDSLEREKKLRGDVEKQRRKVEGDLKLTQEAVSDLERNKKELEQTIQRKDKEISSLTAKLEDEQSLVSKVQKQIKELQARIEELEEEVESERQARAKAEKQRADLARELEELGERLEEAGGATSAQIELNKKREAELSKLRRDLEEANIQHESTLANLRKKHNDAVAEMGEQLDQLNKLKAKAEHDRASCYNELNNTRAAIDQVAREKAAQEKIVKQLQHQLNEVQGKADESNRTLNDLDAAKKKLSIENSDLLRQLEEAESQVSQLSKIKVSLTTQLEDTKRLADEEARERATLLGKFRNLEHDLDNIREQVEEEAEGKADLQRQLSKANAEAQLWRSKYESEGVARSEELEEAKRKLQARLAEAEETIESLNQKVVALEKTKQRLSTEVEDLQLEVDRATAIANAAEKKQKAFDKIIGEWKLKVDDLAAELDASQKECRNYSTELFRLKGAYEEGQEQLEAVRRENKNLADEVKDLLDQIGEGGRNIHEIEKARKRLEAEKDELQAALEEAEAALEQEENKVLRAQLELSQVRQEIDRRIQEKEEEFENTRKNHQRALDSMQASLEAEAKGKAEALRMKKKLEADINELEIALDHANKANAEAQKNIKRYQAQIKDLQTALEEEQRARDDAREQLGISERRANALQNELEESRTLLEQADRARRQAEQELGDAHEQLNELSAQSASLSAAKRKLESELQTLHSDLDELLNEAKNSEEKAKKAMVDAARLADELRAEQEHAQTQEKLRKALEQQIKELQVRLDEAEANALKGGKKAIQKLEQRVRELENELDGEQRRHADAQKNLRKAERRIKELTFQAEEDRKNHERMQDLVDKLQQKIKTYKRQIEEAEEIAALNLAKFRKAQQELEEAEERADLAEQAISKFRGKGRAGSAARGVSPAPQRTRPAFDGFGTFPPRFDLAPENDF
- the LOC125068490 gene encoding myosin heavy chain, muscle isoform X1, translated to MPKPQVQEGEDPDPTPYLFVSLEQKRIDQSKPYDGKKACWVPDEKEGFVQGEIKATKGDLVTVNLPGGETKDFKKDLVAQVNPPKYEKCEDMSNLTYLNDASVLYNLKQRYYHKLIYTYSGLFCVAINPYKRFPVYTFRCAKLYRGKRRSEVPPHIFAISDGAYVNMLTNHENQSMLITGESGAGKTENTKKVIAYFATVGAAQKKDPTQDKKGSLEDQVVQTNPVLEAFGNAKTVRNDNSSRFGKFIRIHFGPSGKLAGADIETYLLEKARVISQQALERSYHIFYQMMSGSVSGLKEMCMLSNDIYDYYNVSQGKITIPNVDDGEECLLTDQAFDILGFTQEEKDNVYKITAAVMHMGCMKFKQRGREEQAEADGTEDGEKVAKLLGVDCQDLYKNLLKPRIKVGNEFVTQGRNKDQVTNSVGALCKGMFDRLFKWLVKKCNETLDTKQKRQHFIGVLDIAGFEIFDYNGFEQLCINFTNEKLQQFFNHHMFVLEQEEYKREGINWTFIDFGMDLLACIDLIEKPMGILSILEEESMFPKATDQTFVEKLNNNHLGKSAPYLKPKPPKPGCQAAHFAIGHYAGNVGYNITGWLEKNKDPLNDTVVDQFKKGANKLLVEIFADHPGQSGDAGAGGGGGKGAGGKRAKGSAFQTVSSLYREQLNNLMTTLRSTQPHFVRCIIPNELKQAGLIDSHLVMHQLTCNGVLEGIRICRKGFPNRMVYPDFKLRYMILAPAAMSAEKDPKEAARKCLEAVQLDPESYRIGHTKVFFRAGVLGQMEELRDDRLSKIVSWLQAYIRGYLSRKDFKKLQEQRLALQVVQRNLRKYLQLRTWPWWKLWQRVKPLLNVTRVEDEIAKLEEKAQKAQEAFEKEEKLRKEVEALNSKLLEEKQALLASLEGEKGSLSETQERANKLQAQKADLEGQLRDTQDRLTQEEDARNQLFQAKKKLEQEISGLKKDVEDLELNIQKSEQDKATKDHQIRNLNDEIAHQDELINKLNKEKKLQGESNQKTSEELQAAEDKVNHLNKVKQKLEQTLDELEDSLEREKKLRGDVEKQRRKVEGDLKLTQEAVSDLERNKKELEQTIQRKDKEISSLTAKLEDEQSLVSKVQKQIKELQARIEELEEEVESERQARAKAEKQRADLARELEELGERLEEAGGATSAQIELNKKREAELSKLRRDLEEANIQHESTLANLRKKHNDAVAEMGEQLDQLNKLKAKAEHDRASCYNELNNTRAAIDQVAREKAAQEKIVKQLQHQLNEVQGKADESNRTLNDLDAAKKKLSIENSDLLRQLEEAESQVSQLSKIKVSLTTQLEDTKRLADEEARERATLLGKFRNLEHDLDNIREQVEEEAEGKADLQRQLSKANAEAQLWRSKYESEGVARSEELEEAKRKLQARLAEAEETIESLNQKVVALEKTKQRLSTEVEDLQLEVDRATAIANAAEKKQKAFDKIIGEWKLKVDDLAAELDASQKECRNYSTELFRLKGAYEEGQEQLEAVRRENKNLADEVKDLLDQIGEGGRNIHEIEKARKRLEAEKDELQAALEEAEAALEQEENKVLRAQLELSQVRQEIDRRIQEKEEEFENTRKNHQRALDSMQASLEAEAKGKAEALRMKKKLEADINELEIALDHANKANAEAQKNIKRYQAQIKDLQTALEEEQRARDDAREQLGISERRANALQNELEESRTLLEQADRARRQAEQELGDAHEQLNELSAQSASLSAAKRKLESELQTLHSDLDELLNEAKNSEEKAKKAMVDAARLADELRAEQEHAQTQEKLRKALEQQIKELQVRLDEAEANALKGGKKAIQKLEQRVRELENELDGEQRRHADAQKNLRKAERRIKELTFQAEEDRKNHERMQDLVDKLQQKIKTYKRQIEEAEEIAALNLAKFRKAQQELEEAEERADLAEQAISKFRGKGRAGSAARGVSPAPQRTRPAFDGFGTFPPRFDLAPENDF